From the genome of Medicago truncatula cultivar Jemalong A17 chromosome 2, MtrunA17r5.0-ANR, whole genome shotgun sequence:
AATAAcggtcaattttttaaatagcgATCAGTAGAGAAATGAGAAATAGCCAAGATGACCCGGAaataatatgttgttgttatttgacTTCCTCTGTAGGCTACAATGCTGTCATGGTTAAATTCGCTGTTCAaatatcctttttctttttccttttcaattgtTTGAGTTTTTCAATTCGAGAATTGCTGTTTCCACATTACataaggctgtgccacacgagtaaatgacgtttttgcctctgcggtagttaactatcgaagTTTGAAGaactcataatattttttttttcaagattcTCTTAGACTTTCAATTCCACACTACACTGAAGTGTTTCTTACATATTTCAGAAATAATGTACTTGCCACTTTGAtacattatactccctccggtcctatttacaagagacaatttactttttagatacatcaaataatttatgtatttggtttattgaccaaatacataaattatttgatgtatctaaaaagtaaattgtctcttgtaaataggaccggaagAAGTAGTATACAGTAGACCATATTAGACAAAGACAATATTATCAACAGTAGCAATTCTTCATTAGTTTTTGTGAAAGTAAATAAACAATTCTACTAATCACAATAGGCTTAACatctttcatatttaattatacaTAATTGCATATGTAGCATTAGTGCATTACACATTTCTTTCTATATAATATATTGTTAGTAGTAagttttcattatttatatttatcttgaATGAAATCATGAGATAGTAAGTTTTTAATATTTCTAATTGTGGAGTTGAAAGTCTAAAAgaatcttgaaaaaaaaatattatgagttcttcggcacttaagtgccgaggtttttttttttttttttttgtttcgttttttcgtcggcagttaactgcagccgattccaaacttcggtagttaactaccgcaaaggcaaaaacgtcatttactcgtgtggcacggCCATatgtaatgtgggaacaacaattctctttcAATTCTATGTAGTTACTGCTGTAAAATTCAATTGTAAAGTAAATCTGTCTTATTATACTGTGTATGTAGGGGGATTCAAAGAAAATATTGCTGGCCCACCTTTTTGACAAGCCATGCTTTTTAGGGTAGCTTGCATTACATGTATCTAATATCAATTCTATGTAATCAACATTGTCTTATAGTTTTGGCTGTAAATTTCAAGAGGTTGCAGTTGTTcttcatattaattttcaatccgGACTTGTAAGTTATAACTAATGTTAGCTTTCAGATGAGTGAGCAATATGTAAAGTGCATAACATACAATATATACTAGAAAGTTTACAAGTAAAATTTAATCAGTCTTATTTTAACTTTAACTTTTATGACAAAACAGATCATGTAAAAGGGAAAACTCAGACAATCAATGTGTTTGTTtctaatcttttatttttagataatCAATTCTACATTTCTTTTTGAAGTCCTTTACTTCAATTCTTGCGCAGGAGTAATCCAAAGAGAATAGCAGACAACATTAGAACCAAGAATGAAGAATCATGCATAACTTAATTATATCATATGAGTTTTCATTCTTTTCAATTAGACCTTTTACACAGAGCAAGAAACAGAGAGAGTCATGTGGTCATTTACGCGTGAATATGTACCCCAATAGAAGTAGTGTATAAGTTAGCCGTTTCCATTACCCCATTTCTTTACATCAGGTTGTTCTACTACAAACACTACTTTCCTTTATGTGCTTGCAGCTCAAGCATGCGATATCCGATCTCATTTTCAAGAACCTCAGACTGTAGTCTGCAATCCGAAATGCATTGTTGAACAGTTTCCAAACTAGCAATTTCTTGATCTCTAGCCTTATCCTGAGTTCAAGTACatagtaataatttatttataaccaGTGTgaaaatggaatgtttgataGAATAGAAATccaataagaaaaacaaaagaacctTGATTTCAATGGAGTTGGTTTTCTTGCAACTGTTCGCACAAATCAGTTTGGCATTTTGGATGTGTTGTTGCAAGAGATCAACTTGTTTAGTCTTGTCAGCCAAGTTATATGCACAACTGAATCTAACAGCTACAACAAATTGCTTCCTCTTGATAAGATTCTCAACAAAATCTGCAAGGTGCAAGACCAGAACAGGCCGAAAATATCTAccaattaacaacaacaaaaatctaaGCAGATCGGACAGAACATTCAAAAATTGTCAAACCatttagaaaatagaaaagatACATAAATAGAGAGATAAATATGAAGTTTATCTCATATTCCAAGATTAACACCAAGACGTCAATTCTCTCTAAACAAAGGTGAGAACTGTGGGGGAAACAAAATTAAGCCAATTACATATCAAGAGTTGTCCTATTTTCTTAAAAGGATTCATTTCAGCCATTTCTTTAACTTATCCCTTTTTTGCTCCACAAATTGAAAAAAGGCATTTTAGCAAAGGAAAAACTTCTCTAATACCAACTGACATTCTCTTAGTTGTTAGTCTTTTTTACCGAAATGTCTAGAATAATAGGTGATTTGGTTTGTACTAATTGTTTTGATATTAATAAATGTGGAGATCCATTAAAGCAGGACAGAAAAACAtggtatatttatatttcacaACTCATGCAACTATCATATTATTGACTTTTCTGTCATATCAATATAATTTGAATTGCAATAACAGATTCCTAAAAACTAAATCCACCATAAATGATCAAATGGGTAAAAATTGCCACCCTATAGTGGGCTAATAATCAGCACCTTTGATCCTAACTGTAGATAATAATGGCATGGAAAGTAACAATAGATATTAACACATTTTATAATCATATGATACAATATAAGATATCAAAACATAGAGATAAAAGGAGATAGTGATCACAGACCAAAGCAGTTTTGACGGTGAAAATAATGGCATGGAAAGTAACATAGTCATCCTAACTTACCAGAAACTATATTTGCAAAACCCAGGGCCCGAAACATCTCCATAGCTATCTTGTGCTGAGCAACCAATGCAAAAAGCTCCAAAATTTCATCTTCATCGAAAGAAGTAAGCAATCCATAAATTGACAAAAGCAGTAGAAATCCAAGAACCGCCACAGAATCTTCAGTATTCTCTCTTATGTAAGCTTTCAAATCAAGTGCTAGCGTCAGTGCTTCTTCTCTTACACAATCTTCAATATTCGGTGAGACTCTCATCAGTTGTTCTAGCAGAAAGATGCGGCTATCATAAAAAATCACAGCATTGTCTCCCTTCTTGCACAGTGGATTAATCGGTTTATGTATTATATCTAAAACAACTTTTGCTGGATTAACTAGCATGTTATTGCCATGTGACTCAACTGCAACAGTTTTCTCACTTGTATCCAACTGCAAACTTGTTCCCCCAATGGTATGACTTAATCGATCATCCATGTAAGATGCAACTGCATATTTAGATAGCAGATATTTAAGCTCCCTCATATTTATAGAAGCGTCAGTAAATGATAGTGACAATACTAGATTGAAATATATGGGTGACGAAAGAAAGCATTATAGTAACAGTTACAATCAATGCCAACAGAACACCTTAACTACACCATTTGCAATatacttgaaaaattaaaactacaTTACTATACTACTCTTTCACTAGCAGTaccataatattataattaagcCTTAGCCATGAATAAAAAACGCAACAGTTTTTCGTACTTACGAGATTCATAAAATGTTCAAGGGTGAAATTCAAACACAGCTTGACagtgtgtgtatgtgtgtgtgtgtgtgtgatacAAAAACTGGAGAAGCTTTTCAAGTCGACCAAGCATACAACATTAACacgattaaaaatatttttaatgaattatgTAGATCAAGTTAATAAAAGTATCAACATCATTAAAAGAAACAACTGAAATGAAATTCTTTCAGTAAACTATATGAATAAGAACATTTACCAGATTCTTGCTCCTCgtcaatatattttcttaatgcTTCATATTGTTTACCTGTCAATTTAGGCTCTTTCATTTGTCCATCCAATTTATTTAGCTTTGAATCAGGATCCTTGTCTTGTCTTTCAAACTGCTTCTCTTTTAACTTGAGCTCATTCATCTTTACTTTGAACTCATTCTCTTTTGATTCGTGTTCTTTCATTCGttcttcaaatttcttcttctttgactCGAACTCCTTAACTTGACCTTTGAGTTCCTCCTTCTTTGATTTAATTTCCTTCACTTTGCCTTCAAATTCCTCCTCTTTTAATTGAAACTCCTTCATTTGTCCCTCGAATTGCTTCTCTCTTGATTCTATATCCTTTATTCGTCCTTCAAAGTTCTTCTTCTCTGACTCAAGTTTATTAACCTGACACTCAAGTTGCTTCTTCATTGACTCCAATTCCTTTATTTGAGCACAATCATTCTCCTTTTCAGACTCTAATTTTTCCGCTTGTGTGCCAATTAACTTGTTCATTGTATCAAGCTCTATCTCTTTGGCCTTAAGTTCCAAAATAAATTCAGCAATTTGTTGGGAAAGAGCCTTGAGTTCCTCTTCCTTCCTTTCACGGTCCTTATCAATGTTATCAATGACTTGATTAAGTTCCACCTCTTTTGCCTTGAGCTCTAGCTTGCGCTCTCCAATCATGTTTTCCATCAAATAGAGCTGATCTTCCTTCACTACAAACTCCTTGATACATTCTTCAGTTTTTTCCTGCACTTTGTCACAAACTTGATCAATTCTTCTAACAACACTAACTTGGTTCTTCTTATTTTGAAGCTCTTTGCAGCACTCTTCAGTATCTCTCTTTATGGACTGTAATCTCTTCTCTTCTAGTTTCTGCTTCCATTTGCATTCCACAAATAATTCTTCTAACAGCGTAAGGTCTTTCTTCAGCGAGGAAAACGATTTGTCAGTCAATTTCTTTGAAAATGAaagatcatcttcatcttcatcttcatcttcaccgTGATGATGATGTGGTGACAACTTTGATTTCTTAACAGAAACATGCAAGGAGGAATCGGGGTTATCAAACATAGAATCCCTCTTCTTAACAGAACCGTCACATTTACTTAAAAACTGAGGAAAACTTTGTGACAATGGAACATCATCATCGACATCATGACCACAAAACTTTGTGTTCAAATCCATCAAATCAATAATCAGCAGCTATAGCAAGCAAGCAACTGgaataaagaaataaagaaagaaaaacgaaataaataaataaataaataaagaagaagcttatttgattgaaaaataaaaatagatgtaAAGAGTGGATCTTTGTAGGTGAAAGTGAATCGATATGCAATGGTAAATAACCTCTAACATTGTATGAAATGAAAATGTAAATGTGAAATAGGATTaagaataataacaataaagaagaaaaagtaaTGCTTACAATAAATAGATGGATGGTTGATGCTTAATGCTATCTTCTTAGCTCTTCCAAGTGTATACCCAAAGATTTGAGGTAGTTAACCCTGGATGAGAGTGTGTGTCAAGTTTCAACAATTTCTCAGAGTAAAGTGAAAtgagaaagaaatttgatgaatgttgaaagcttatttgtttctttgcttgttttggttttgggaCTCAAGGCGTTCTGTGTGTGCCAATGGGGACCACTAAATACACACTAAAATGGCAAATATTCTAATGCTATATAGGTCTCactaaatttattaatattatagaCCCAAACTcatgtgaattttaatcaataaaaaaaatgtcttatGTTAAAGAGTGTGTTGATTTGAGGCTCATTAATGTatatacaatataatttttatctttttcaaaaagtcAGTCTaaaatcatgtatttttttcatatataatatagattaaaaaatattgtaattatGCACGATCCTGAAATAAAGATAAGTGATGAGGAGAAAGAAATTCTCTCATATTTTGAAACTCATTCACCGCAAAAAAAGATGAACAACAACATGAACCACATGATTGGAAAATTAAGAAGGTGCAATATTGTAAAAGTTAAATTTGTCGGTCGAGAAGCCTTTGATTGATATGCTACTATCAAGCtcaagaagttttttttttttaacaagaagcTCAAGAAGTTAAACAAATAAGGGAAACATGTTTTCTATTGCTTTcagttatttttaattgtttttcgtATGTTTTTGTCTATGAAGCATAAACTCTTATCGGATAGGCGTGTTTCAACGTCGGACACATGTCGGTGTCAGACACCCATGCGACACTAACACACATGATTAAACataattatgtgtttttttcgaaaaatattAACGTGTCGACACATCAATGTATGTGTCGTGTCTAATGCCCACTGTATTCATGCTTCATAGGATTTGTTGGAGGTATTCATGGTGTTGACTGCTTTTTAAGGGAAGTTCTTCCACTCTCTACTCTTTCTTTTTATCGTGTTCTTTTGTTTTCAAGCATTGAAAACTAGTTTTACTTGTGAGGGAAGAAGATAAACCACGGagggtttttttaattaaaaaaaatgtggttattttcttttaaaaaatgttacaatCTAATACATgttctttaataaaataataataaaattatcataTTATACTTTCATTTCATTGTCACATTAGCATCAAAAGCAacacatttatttattgaaaagcGAGAGGAAAAAGATCAACAATAATGTACACAATCGAagattttttggtggtgatcgGGACTCGAACctcagaccttacatatattatgcattgtccttaacTAAGTTCATGGGACACACAATCGAATACTTAAACAAGAACTTCAATCATtaataaagaataattttatgaaataattcataaattttttagCACAAgattaactatattttttaattgtcaaaGTGACCTGTGATTTAGAATGTAAATAACTTTTACATTCCACTTATAAAATGATAACGAAAGCTTAATTTTGACAataagtaacttaaaattgttAAAAGATTTCAACATAATAAAAAGcacatattttcaaaaaagatatatctcaaaaatgatttttttttggaaactaTTCAAAATATTctcatttttatgcattttatggagaaaaaaattatcctaAAAATGTCATAGCAAAAAGATAAATACTTAAAATGAATTATGATTCCAATTCCAAGGATGTTTGCTCACGTTCACGCTTTGTTTGTCAAACAATCAACTCAGACACTTATGGCTAATTTTAACAGTTGCATTAATAGACTTGATTCAGATCTAAACTCATCCATGTTGTTTCTCAacactcttctctctcttctttttctttttctttttcttttttctctttctctctccaaaaaaatacaaaagtttaGAAACGGGATACGCAGATTACAagtaaattgaattaaaaaaatgggaCACATTGCTGATTTTTATTAGGTGTGTTAAAAGAGAGTGTTAGTGGGTATGACCCTAGATTTCTCTTTATAAGAAAGACTAGTGACTACTTATATAGGAATGAAATGAGAGATATGAATGTGGactttgttttaataaaaaaatccaagtGAAGGGAAGAAGTGATTTTCAGAAAATATTCCATCCAACACCCAAAGAAGTCTGAATTCCTgctagtttttttatttggttgtaAGATTGTTCTTCAACTTTGAGGTACTCAGCTCCAGACTTTGGCACGGAGAAAGAAGTCtaaattccataaaaaaaaaaaggctctATAGACACCAAAAACACTATCAATTGTTAGGTTTCTAGAGGTTTTTTTGAATGAGAAACTAAGTTACTTTAGCGTACCTTCATTGATATTTCCAAATTAAGTATCACTGATCATATTAAGTTTCATTATAGTACTTTATTAGATGTTATAAACTGGGGATTGTTTATTCAGAATATATACacaaatgattttaaaaaaaattgagcccCAAATGAAGGAGACCCCAGCACAAAACAGAGAACCCTTTTGTAACAGTAAACAAATTGATCAAATTATCACTTCAAACTCAGTTACAAAAACACATCAAGTAGAAAACTAGAGAATTTTAAACCACATTTACTGCATATCTATGGAGCAGTCTTAATCAACAGAGATGATTCTCACAAATATTACATAAAGCTGGTTTCCctttaatttcaaaagaaatataatttcCTTACAAAGATGTTTAGGTGTATAAAgatttacattttaaaaatggtTATTTAGTTAAAGCTTTTATACATTCAAAATTTCAGTAACATGTGGCATGTACTCTAACTACTTTGTATATGAACCATAATAACAAATTCAAGCctctaaaaggaaataaataaaaacaccaGAAAGAAAAAGGTAGCCAAGAAATAAAGATAACTCTGATAACTATATCAAGAGTTTTCATTCTTTCCAGTTACATCTTTTTACAGAGTAAGAAAGTCAATCATGCTACCCAAACAAAAGTAGTTATAAGTTAGCACGTTTCCATTACCCCATTTCTTTGCATTAAGTTGTTTTAGTACAAAAACTATTTGCCTTTATGTGCTTTTAGCTCAAGAATGCGATATTCAATCTCATAAAGAAGCAGATCCTCAACTTCTAGTTTGTAATCCGAAATGCATTGTAGAACAGTCCCCAGACTAGCAATTTCTTGATCTCTGGCCTTATCCTGAGTTCAAGTACATagtaacaatttatttataactaTCATGTTAGTGTATGTGTGAAAATGGAATAGAAtgtttgataaaatagaatttctataagaaaagaagaagaacctTGATTTCAATGGAGTTGGTTTTCAGACAACTGCTCTCACAAATCAGTCTGGCATTCTGGATGTGTTCTCGCAACATACCAACTAATCGATTCTTGTCGTCCAAGTTATATGCACAACTGAATCTAACAGCTTCAACAAATTGCTTCCTCTTGATAAGATGCTTAACAAAATCTGGAAGATGCAAGAAATTTCACTTCATCATAACTTATTAGAACatacataaaaattgaaaaaactaaGCAGATTGAActgaatatttcaaaatttgtcaAACCATTTAGAAACTAGAAGAGATACATAAAAGGAGAGATAAATTTCGAAGTCTAATTCATTTTCAAAGCATTGAAAGCAAGATGTTGATTATCTATTAACAAACGCGAGATCTGTTGGGGAAACAAAATCAAGCCAATTACAAATCAGTTCAATTTCATACCAACCAATAGTACCTTGATcttattgggaaaaacccatgtcccacatcggatagataagactcttgataagagtttatatagaggaggcaatcctcaccttatgaactggttttgtaaggatgagttaggcctccaatttcattatggtatcagagcctgtcAAATTCAAGGGCCCACCTACCGATTAGAGTGTTGGGCGTGACGGGGGTGTATAAAcccatgtcccacatcggatagataaggatgagttaggccccaatcTTTGTATCTGCATATATATATCCTCTAGTATTTATTAAACAAGAGTTCTCCAATTTCCTAAAATAAAcccatgtcccacatcggatagataaggatgagttaggccccaatcTTTGTATCTGCATATATATATCCTCTAGTATTTATTAAACAAGAGTTCTCCAATTTCCTAAAAGGATTCATTTCACCCATTACCTTtaaatgatttgtttttttattttcgaattaaaaaatgcaaagcattttggcaacaaaaaaaaaaacgcttcAAGATGCCAACTGTCTTTCCATAAGTCGTCTTTGTGATCCATAAAACCGTAAGACAAAAACAGGGCAAAAATTTAGATTCTACACTTCACATAACAATcttaatatttactttttctatgtcattttcaatataatttgaatttaaaacaaaaatttctccATAATATGTTCACCATAAATGATAAACTCTTCTGTACTATCTAAGAGACTAGCAACTTATGGAATTTCATCATGAATAGGTATAACCACCTCATCCTGACTGCATTCGGTAGGGAAAGTAACAATAGACACCAACTCATTTGATTGGATAATCATGATAAAATATCTGAAgtttatctaaaaaaacataCCTGAAACTCTGTTTGCAAAACCCAGACTTCCAAATAGCTCCACAGCAATTTCGTGCATAGCAACAAATGCAAAAAGCTCCAAAACTTCATCTTCGTCAAAATAATCAAGCAGCCCATAAATTGACAAAAGCAGCAGAAAACCAAGAACGGCCAAAGAATTTTCAGTATTTTCTTTCATGTTAGCTTTTAAATCACGCGCTAGCTTCAATGCTtctttttttacacaagtttcAATTTTTGGTGAGGTTCTCATCAGTTGTTCTAGCATATGGATTTGGTAATCAGCAATAATCACAGAATTGTCAACCTTTTGACACAGTGGAATAACAGGGTTCAATATCATATCCAAAACAAGTTTTGATGGGTCCGATGATTCTCGCATACTAACTAAAATTCTTTTGTAAAGTGATTCAACTCCGCCAGTTTTCTCACTTGTGTCCAACTGCAAACTTGTTCCACCAATGGTACGACTTAATTGATCATCCATGTAAGATTCAACTGCATATTTAGAAAGCAGATAATAATTAAGCTCTTCATATTTACAGAAGCATCAGTAAATGATAGTGAcaataagatatatatatatatgtgtgtgtgtgtgtgtgtgtgtgtgtgtgtgtgtgtactATGCAAGAATGTATGACATTGATGAGTTAAGCCTGCACATTGGAATGAACTGGATCTTGGCGAGGAAAGATATGGATGCTGGTGTTGAACGTTACAGATAATCTAGAGAAAGTCATGAAACTTGGCATATATCATTATTCAAGTTCAATTTTCTGTCCAGTTGTATAGAGGAAGGTTGAATTAACTGATCATTGCTAAACAAGCTCTTCATTGGACAATTTTATATGACCAATCTGCCATGTTATACAAAACTACGTAACATTTTCTCTAAAATCTTCTTTCATTGCAATCATTCTAGGctttatttcttccacttgtACTGCTTATTTTGCTTGTTACCTGAGACTTGAGAGTCTAGACATAAATGGAGGTCATAAATTTTACAACATATGGCTGAAATATTTTAGAGAAGCCTTTTGTACATGAACTCATAAATGTACTTTCTATTGTTGGGTTGATGCAGACTTAACTCAtcaaattatgaaatatatggATGAGAGAGAAAGCATTATACTAACAGTTACAATCAATTTCAACATAGACCTTAACTGGAGACAGTGTTAGTCTGTTAGAGTTCATTGATTAATAAGCAAGACTAGAAATAGTAGCACTGATAGGACTATTAAGTGCCCCTCAATGTTGTCAGAATATTGAACCTACACTTTTTGCAATatacttgaaaaattaaaattacattaaTATACTAATCTTTCATTATCAGTACCATAATATTATAGTAAAACCTTAGCCATGGATAAAAAATACGAGTTTTTTCACCTAAGAGATACATAAAATGTTCAAGGGTGAGGATATATTGCAAATTAGTTCGAAAGTCTTTGGGTGTGATATGAAATCTGGAAAAGCATTTCAAATTGACTATGACATACAACATTAACATGATTAAAAACGTTTCTATGGAATTAAGTAGATCaagctataaaaaaaatatcatcatcattaagAGGAACAgttgtaaaaaaattctttcaataaACTGGATGAATAAGAACATTTACCGGATTCTTTttccccatcaaaatattttttccttgaCTCGGGCTCCTTTATTTGTCCATCAAATTTATTCAGCTTTGACTCAGGATCGTTGACTTGCCCTTCAAACTGCTTTTCTTTTAAGTTGAGCTCCTTCACCTTTACTTTGAACTTATACTCTTTCAACTCCAGTTCGTTCCATCGTCTTTTAAATCGCTGCTCTTTTGATTTGAAGTCCTCAACTTGGCTTTTCAAATGCTCCTTTTGTGATTCGAGTTCCTCCTCCTTTGATTTAATGCCCTTCACTTGTTCTTCAAATTCCTCCTCTTTTGATTGAAACTCCTTCACTTTTCCTTCGAATTTCTCCTCTTTTGACTCAAGCTCCTTCATTTGGTTTTCGATACGCTTCTGATTTGATAGCAAGTCCATCATTTGGCATTcaaattccttttcttttgtttcaaaCTTCTTTATTTTGCCTATAAGTTCGTTATCTTTTGACTGTGATTCCTTCTTCTTTGACTCAAACTCTATCACTTGTCTTTCAAAGTGGTCCTTTTTAGATTCCACCTCCTTCACTTGGCCATCAAGTTGCTTCTCTTTGGAGTCAAATTCCTGAAATTGTACTTTCAATAGCCTCAATTTTGATTTGAGCTCCACCATCATGCTTTCGAaatgcttctttttagattccAGCTCCTTCGCTTGACCTTCAAATTCCTTCTCCTT
Proteins encoded in this window:
- the LOC25487787 gene encoding trichohyalin isoform X4; the encoded protein is MDLNTKFCGHDVDDDVPLSQSFPQFLSKCDGSVKKRDSMFDNPDSSLHVSVKKSKLSPHHHHGEDEDEDEDDLSFSKKLTDKSFSSLKKDLTLLEELFVECKWKQKLEEKRLQSIKRDTEECCKELQNKKNQVSVVRRIDQVCDKVQEKTEECIKEFVVKEDQLYLMENMIGERKLELKAKEVELNQVIDNIDKDRERKEEELKALSQQIAEFILELKAKEIELDTMNKLIGTQAEKLESEKENDCAQIKELESMKKQLECQVNKLESEKKNFEGRIKDIESREKQFEGQMKEFQLKEEEFEGKVKEIKSKKEELKGQVKEFESKKKKFEERMKEHESKENEFKVKMNELKLKEKQFERQDKDPDSKLNKLDGQMKEPKLTGKQYEALRKYIDEEQESVASYMDDRLSHTIGGTSLQLDTSEKTVAVESHGNNMLVNPAKVVLDIIHKPINPLCKKGDNAVIFYDSRIFLLEQLMRVSPNIEDCVREEALTLALDLKAYIRENTEDSVAVLGFLLLLSIYGLLTSFDEDEILELFALVAQHKIAMEMFRALGFANIVSDFVENLIKRKQFVVAVRFSCAYNLADKTKQVDLLQQHIQNAKLICANSCKKTNSIEIKDKARDQEIASLETVQQCISDCRLQSEVLENEIGYRMLELQAHKGK